A genomic segment from Etheostoma spectabile isolate EspeVRDwgs_2016 chromosome 11, UIUC_Espe_1.0, whole genome shotgun sequence encodes:
- the nyx gene encoding nyctalopin: MTVITFTVSVLCLLPPAVLARWSCVRACPPPCSCTQEKSCTVLCDRSSISELPKEFPCEASAINLDKNKLKFLSERAFGTLPSLKTLSLDHNNISFITPGAFKGLPNLVELRMAHNDYISYLHTRAFTGLKKLVRLDLSDCNLFNIPDRIFLEQTALKELLCFQNNFRRIPGAFRGMENLTHIYLERNRIEAVAYNSLLGLGSLKYLNLQENRINVIHDQSFQDLVRLENFYLNDNVLCDLPRHAFKGLVRLKMLNLGGNLLTNVSKTWFGDLVELEVLYLDRNQLVNIEEGTFENLTSLITLHLNSNNLTTLPFSVFQPIYFLGRLYLFRNPWECDCSLEWLKDWMESYKLVRDIPCASPTSVAGLDLSEVVFAKVNGTCVDPGELNLTTVSSEIASTTENRFNSLISKLLQQELREELGNGTESLRNATLPEEGQLSSGVAGRRAQARQSLLCFTVAWLIFGLIGRSDVNHSISCT, translated from the exons TCTCGGTGCTGTGCCTGCTGCCCCCGGCGGTGCTGGCCCGGTGGTCGTGTGTCCGGGCGTGTCCTCCGCCCTGCTCCTGCACCCAGGAGAAGAGCTGCACGGTGCTGTGCGACCGCTCCAGCATCTCGGAGCTGCCCAAAGAGTTCCCCTGCGAGGCGTCCGCCATCAACCTGGACAAGAACAAACTCAAGTTCCTGTCGGAGCGGGCCTTCGGCACGCTGCCCTCCCTCAAGACTCTCTCTCTGGACCACAACAACATCTCCTTCATCACCCCTGGGGCCTTCAAG GGCCTTCCCAACCTGGTGGAGCTGAGAATGGCGCACAACGACTACATCAGTTACCTCCACACACGGGCTTTCACGGGGCTGAAGAAGCTGGTGCGCCTGGACCTGTCAGACTGCAACCTCTTCAACATCCCGGACCGCATCTTCCTGGAGCAAACCGCGCTAAAGGAGCTGCTCTGCTTCCAGAACAACTTCAGGAGGATCCCCGGTGCGTTCAGGGGCATGGAGAACCTGACACACATCTACCTGGAGAGGAACCGGATCGAGGCGGTGGCCTACAACTCCCTGCTGGGCCTGGGCAGTCTCAA GTACCTAAACCTCCAGGAAAACCGCATCAACGTGATCCATGACCAGTCCTTCCAGGACCTCGTGCGGCTGGAGAACTTCTACCTCAACGACAACGTGCTGTGTGATCTGCCGCGGCACGCCTTCAAGGGCCTCGTCCGCCTCAAGATGCTCAACCTCGGGGGAAACCTGTTGACCAACGTATCTAAGACCTGGTTTGGTGACCTGGTGGAGCTGGAGGTCCTTTACCTGGACAGGAACCAGCTGGTCAACATCGAGGAAGGCACATTTGAGAACCTGACCAGCCTGATCACCCTCCACCTGAACAGCAACAACCTCACCACCCTTCCCTTCTCCGTCTTCCAGCCCATCTACTTCCTGGGCCGCCTTTACCTCTTCCGAAACCCCTGGGAGTGCGACTGCTCCCTGGAGTGGCTGAAGGATTGGATGGAAAGCTACAAGCTGGTGCGGGACATCCCGTGCGCCTCGCCTACCTCCGTGGCGGGGCTGGATCTCAGCGAAGTGGTTTTCGCCAAGGTGAACGGCACGTGCGTGGACCCCGGGGAGCTGAACCTGACCACGGTGTCGTCGGAGATAGCCTCCACCACGGAAAACCGCTTCAACAGCCTCATTTCCAAGCTGCTGCAGCAGGAGCTCCGAGAGGAGTTGGGGAACGGGACGGAGAGCCTCCGCAACGCGACACTGCCCGAGGAGGGGCAGCTGTCTTCGGGGGTCGCGGGGCGGCGGGCCCAGGCACGCCAGTCGCTCCTCTGCTTCACTGTAGCGTGGCTCATCTTTGGTTTGATTGGCCGGTCAGATGTTAATCACAGTATTTCTTGCACATGA